The following proteins are co-located in the Aliidongia dinghuensis genome:
- a CDS encoding RNA polymerase sigma factor codes for MPDGKDVGASQENSLGAPLDRGLRQTLVLAYAELRRWLIGRLGSAELAEDVLHETYLRLERADPAGPVRNPKLYLMRMALNLAWRRLKTESRHVSLTEATEALGVADDLPDPARAAEAHFEVKALGDALNSLTPRRREILLASRVEGIPLRLIAKKIGVSQRTVEIELKHALAHCALHLGREVVQRFGPKARKESL; via the coding sequence ATGCCGGACGGCAAGGACGTCGGCGCTTCGCAGGAAAATTCTCTTGGGGCGCCGCTTGACCGCGGGCTTCGGCAAACGCTGGTTCTTGCCTATGCGGAACTGCGTCGCTGGCTGATCGGCCGACTTGGCTCGGCGGAATTGGCCGAGGACGTCCTGCACGAGACCTATCTGCGGTTGGAGCGGGCCGACCCGGCTGGGCCGGTCCGTAATCCCAAGCTCTATCTGATGCGCATGGCATTGAACCTCGCCTGGCGACGGCTCAAAACGGAAAGCCGCCACGTCTCATTGACAGAAGCGACCGAGGCGCTTGGCGTCGCAGACGATTTGCCGGACCCTGCCCGTGCGGCCGAAGCGCATTTCGAGGTCAAGGCGCTGGGCGACGCCCTGAACAGCCTGACGCCTCGACGACGCGAAATCCTGCTGGCCTCCCGCGTCGAAGGCATTCCGTTGCGCCTGATCGCCAAGAAAATCGGCGTCTCGCAACGGACCGTCGAGATCGAGTTGAAGCACGCCCTGGCCCATTGCGCGCTCCACCTCGGACGAGAAGTCGTGCAGAGATTCGGTCCGAAGGCTCGAAAAGAATCTCTCTGA
- a CDS encoding FecR family protein, translated as MGDGAAAHPEPLLSEALEWVAHFALGKGNAADLERLKRWCGLSPAHAEAFAQAARMWKAMGQTDAALAARSALIASSTGSARPARGAWSRRAVFGGLLAAGAASIAYVCIRPPLDLWPSVSDLLADYRTATGEQRRLELADDVSVDMNTRTCLSEGPRIDGVRALELLSGEASVTAGPRNASPVGMFAADGRVFATQGKFNMRYDGERVTVSCLFGEARVEYASKVVVLSARQQVRYGRGKTSDVVAIDPQIVDAWQSGVLIFHAVPVAQAIEEVNRYRPGKIILLNTEVGARLFSARFRISNVDAVPAQLHQIFNVNVTELPGGIVLLS; from the coding sequence ATGGGTGACGGCGCCGCCGCGCATCCGGAGCCTCTCCTCAGCGAAGCCCTTGAATGGGTCGCCCACTTCGCTTTGGGAAAGGGCAATGCTGCCGACCTCGAGCGGCTCAAGCGATGGTGCGGCCTCAGTCCCGCCCATGCCGAGGCTTTTGCCCAGGCGGCGAGGATGTGGAAGGCGATGGGGCAGACCGATGCGGCGCTCGCGGCGCGCAGCGCGCTGATCGCCTCCTCCACCGGTTCGGCACGGCCCGCTCGCGGGGCCTGGTCGAGACGGGCCGTCTTCGGCGGCCTGCTCGCGGCCGGCGCCGCCAGTATCGCCTATGTCTGCATCAGGCCGCCGCTCGACCTTTGGCCATCGGTCTCGGATTTGCTGGCGGACTACCGGACAGCGACCGGCGAGCAGCGCCGCCTTGAGCTCGCTGACGACGTTTCGGTGGATATGAATACGCGAACCTGCTTGTCCGAAGGGCCGCGCATCGACGGCGTCCGCGCCCTCGAACTGTTGTCCGGCGAAGCGAGCGTCACCGCCGGTCCGCGGAATGCGTCGCCGGTCGGCATGTTCGCGGCCGATGGCCGCGTCTTCGCAACCCAGGGCAAGTTCAACATGCGCTACGACGGGGAGCGCGTCACCGTCAGCTGCCTCTTCGGCGAGGCGCGGGTCGAATATGCGTCGAAGGTCGTGGTGCTGTCCGCGCGTCAGCAGGTCCGCTATGGCCGCGGAAAGACGAGCGACGTGGTGGCCATCGATCCGCAGATCGTCGATGCCTGGCAAAGCGGCGTTTTGATTTTCCATGCCGTGCCGGTCGCCCAGGCCATCGAAGAGGTAAACCGATATCGCCCCGGCAAGATCATCTTGCTGAACACGGAGGTTGGCGCCCGGCTCTTCAGCGCAAGATTCCGGATTTCAAACGTCGATGCCGTTCCGGCCCAGCTTCATCAAATATTCAATGTAAATGTCACGGAGCTTCCGGGCGGCATCGTTCTTTTAAGCTGA
- a CDS encoding STN domain-containing protein, with translation MIGEWLNGATIFLAAVPIALWIEAGVSGALAADALSGKADVATREDRRQFDIPPQSLALALDAYSAVTGMEVFYDGALSRGRRSSGVTGLLSPEAALRALLDGTGLVALRTDVTSFTVRVAQPDAPMPRPAPAPATLAPYAPYFTALQASVGAALCRNRAAQSTPEDVLVRLWVGPDGRVRQVELASEMADRSRAGDIVRGLEDVWTGQPPPAMPQPITIVIFSRAPGERTRCNPPPYPAPEGP, from the coding sequence GTGATCGGCGAATGGCTCAATGGCGCCACGATCTTCCTGGCCGCCGTTCCCATCGCTCTCTGGATCGAAGCCGGCGTATCGGGCGCCCTGGCTGCGGACGCGCTTTCTGGAAAGGCCGACGTCGCAACCCGCGAGGATCGCCGGCAGTTCGATATCCCCCCTCAGTCGCTTGCCCTTGCGCTCGATGCCTATAGTGCCGTTACCGGCATGGAGGTCTTTTACGACGGCGCCCTGTCGCGCGGGCGTCGCTCGAGCGGCGTCACGGGGCTGTTGTCGCCTGAGGCCGCCTTGCGGGCGTTGCTTGATGGAACGGGGCTGGTCGCCCTCCGGACCGACGTCACCAGTTTCACCGTCCGGGTCGCGCAGCCGGACGCTCCAATGCCGCGTCCGGCTCCCGCCCCAGCCACGCTTGCACCCTACGCGCCGTATTTCACCGCGCTGCAAGCCAGCGTCGGCGCTGCGTTGTGCCGAAACCGAGCGGCGCAATCGACGCCGGAGGACGTGCTCGTCCGGTTATGGGTCGGTCCCGATGGAAGGGTCCGGCAGGTCGAGCTCGCGAGCGAGATGGCGGACCGCAGCCGGGCGGGCGATATCGTTCGCGGGCTCGAGGACGTCTGGACGGGACAGCCGCCGCCTGCAATGCCGCAGCCGATAACCATCGTGATATTTTCGCGCGCGCCGGGCGAGCGCACGCGCTGCAATCCTCCACCCTATCCTGCCCCCGAGGGACCGTGA